From the genome of Methylomonas sp. UP202, one region includes:
- a CDS encoding PilZ domain-containing protein, producing the protein MEIEKRSHRRFCPEGLAAHIIIDPPPPGGEIVIDGLVVDMSYSGIKIRLKEPLAQTVEEAELRISIVLPESKVPVSIHGMIKHLRDEHQECGLQYDCERHAEHDLDDLMFECVKFAPPADED; encoded by the coding sequence ATGGAAATTGAAAAACGCAGTCATCGGCGGTTTTGCCCCGAGGGCTTGGCGGCGCACATCATCATCGACCCGCCGCCGCCCGGCGGTGAAATCGTCATCGACGGCTTGGTCGTGGACATGAGTTACAGCGGCATCAAAATCCGTTTGAAAGAACCGTTGGCTCAAACTGTCGAGGAAGCCGAGCTGCGGATTTCCATCGTGCTGCCCGAATCGAAAGTGCCGGTGTCGATACACGGCATGATCAAGCATTTACGCGACGAGCATCAGGAATGCGGCTTGCAATACGACTGCGAGCGGCATGCCGAACACGATCTGGACGACTTGATGTTCGAGTGCGTGAAATTCGCGCCGCCGGCCGACGAAGATTGA
- a CDS encoding DNA internalization-related competence protein ComEC/Rec2, with the protein MAVAVLAALAGIVWVQQWQRLPQGWEWPALTALLLLCACRRQIGLVALLAGALWAAGFGAWRLAQQLPEDLQNQAVDVEGYIAGMPKHMDNRIGFDFAVTRPAGDFPSKLRLNWYRTTADVAAGQSWRLTVKLRQPHGRLNPGGFDYEAWLFANRIGATGYVRDEPAPSRLADDGRVGAVLARARQSISARLDQALPGGSNLGLIKALTIGSQDGIGQAQWQVFRKTGTVHLIVISGSHISLVAGLVFLVVRRAWAWTGNPRWSPQRVAALTAWLAAAFYAGLAGYSVPTLRAVVMLAVAFAALSWQRHVGAWRILLLALLAVLIVDPLAVQAVGFWLSFAAVGLLIYVSAGRLGRPGYWREAALAQWATAAGLAPLLILFFQQVSLISPLANWLAVPAIGIVVVPLVLAAVALLFVWPMFAQFLLQLADWILQSLWWTLQALAKLPLSNATLPEPAWPALLAAGIGSVLLLAPRGFPGRYLGAWLLLPVLVADVARPPPGEARLALLDVGQGLAAVVETAEHRLLFDTGARYSEDSDMGDSVILPYLRSRGIRRLDGLIVSHDDIDHSGGAESVLAEVAADQVFSSVPAWAERPEGRYCRAGQTWNWDGVEFRMLAPSDPRLPGDNDNSCVLQVRTASASLLLTADIEQAGERRLVELYGDQLASTFLVAPHHGSKTSSTLTFLEQVAPAWVLIPAGYSNRFGFPHPQVLERYRRMGANWANTAEQGAIIVDTAEMPVAIHGERCRHRRYWMADDACPAAEAGR; encoded by the coding sequence ATGGCGGTTGCGGTATTGGCGGCGCTGGCCGGCATCGTTTGGGTGCAACAATGGCAGCGGCTGCCGCAGGGCTGGGAATGGCCGGCGCTGACGGCTTTATTATTGCTGTGCGCGTGTCGCCGTCAGATCGGCTTGGTCGCACTATTGGCCGGCGCGCTGTGGGCGGCCGGTTTCGGGGCCTGGCGGTTGGCGCAGCAATTGCCCGAAGACTTGCAGAATCAAGCGGTCGACGTCGAAGGTTATATCGCCGGCATGCCCAAGCACATGGACAACCGTATCGGCTTCGACTTCGCGGTCACCCGTCCGGCTGGCGATTTTCCAAGCAAACTGCGATTGAACTGGTATCGAACCACGGCGGATGTGGCGGCGGGGCAGAGCTGGCGTTTGACCGTCAAGTTGCGACAGCCGCACGGCCGCTTGAATCCGGGCGGTTTCGATTACGAAGCTTGGTTGTTTGCCAATCGCATCGGTGCCACCGGCTATGTGCGCGACGAGCCGGCGCCGTCGCGCTTGGCCGACGATGGGCGCGTGGGAGCAGTCTTGGCGCGCGCCAGACAAAGTATTTCGGCAAGGTTGGATCAGGCCTTGCCCGGCGGCTCCAACCTCGGTTTGATCAAGGCGCTAACGATAGGCAGCCAGGATGGCATCGGTCAGGCGCAGTGGCAGGTGTTTCGTAAAACCGGCACCGTGCATTTGATCGTGATTTCCGGGTCGCACATCAGTTTGGTGGCGGGCTTGGTATTTCTCGTCGTACGGCGAGCCTGGGCCTGGACCGGCAATCCGCGTTGGTCGCCGCAACGGGTGGCCGCGCTGACGGCCTGGCTGGCGGCGGCTTTTTATGCCGGATTGGCCGGCTATTCGGTTCCGACGCTGCGTGCGGTCGTGATGCTGGCCGTGGCGTTCGCGGCCTTGAGTTGGCAGCGTCACGTCGGGGCCTGGCGCATCCTGTTGCTGGCCTTGCTGGCGGTGTTGATCGTCGATCCGCTGGCGGTGCAAGCGGTCGGCTTTTGGTTGTCGTTCGCGGCGGTCGGACTGTTGATTTACGTTTCCGCCGGCCGGCTCGGCCGGCCGGGCTATTGGCGCGAGGCGGCGTTGGCGCAATGGGCGACCGCGGCCGGGTTGGCGCCGCTGCTGATCCTGTTTTTTCAGCAAGTATCGCTGATTTCGCCGCTGGCCAACTGGCTGGCGGTGCCGGCGATCGGCATCGTCGTGGTGCCGTTGGTCTTGGCTGCTGTGGCCTTGCTGTTCGTTTGGCCAATGTTCGCGCAATTTTTGTTGCAACTGGCGGATTGGATACTGCAAAGCCTTTGGTGGACCTTGCAAGCTCTGGCGAAATTGCCGCTGTCTAACGCGACTTTACCGGAACCGGCGTGGCCGGCCTTATTGGCGGCCGGCATCGGCAGCGTCCTGTTGCTGGCACCGCGCGGATTTCCCGGTCGTTATTTGGGCGCTTGGCTGTTGTTGCCGGTGTTGGTCGCGGACGTGGCCAGACCGCCGCCCGGCGAGGCTCGGCTGGCGCTGTTGGATGTCGGCCAAGGGTTGGCGGCGGTCGTCGAAACCGCCGAGCATCGCTTGCTGTTCGACACCGGTGCCCGTTATTCCGAAGACTCCGACATGGGCGACTCGGTGATTTTGCCTTATTTGCGTTCGCGGGGTATACGCCGGCTGGACGGCTTGATCGTCAGTCACGACGATATCGACCACAGTGGCGGCGCGGAATCGGTGCTGGCCGAGGTCGCGGCGGACCAAGTATTCAGCAGCGTGCCGGCCTGGGCCGAGCGGCCGGAAGGTCGATATTGCCGGGCCGGCCAGACTTGGAATTGGGATGGCGTCGAATTCCGGATGTTGGCGCCGTCCGACCCGCGCCTGCCGGGCGATAACGACAATTCCTGCGTGTTGCAAGTCCGCACCGCCAGCGCCAGCCTGCTATTGACCGCCGACATCGAGCAGGCCGGCGAACGCCGCTTGGTGGAGCTATACGGCGATCAACTGGCCAGCACCTTTTTGGTCGCGCCGCATCATGGTAGCAAGACCTCTTCGACGCTGACGTTTCTGGAACAAGTCGCGCCCGCTTGGGTGCTGATTCCGGCCGGGTATTCGAACCGCTTCGGCTTTCCGCATCCGCAAGTACTGGAACGCTATCGCCGGATGGGCGCAAACTGGGCGAATACCGCCGAACAAGGCGCGATCATCGTCGACACCGCCGAGATGCCGGTCGCTATCCACGGCGAACGTTGCCGGCATCGTCGTTATTGGATGGCGGACGACGCCTGTCCGGCGGCGGAAGCTGGCCGATAA
- a CDS encoding YciI family protein, with amino-acid sequence MKYLLLIYFAEQTLAEDDRQACYRESLQLARDLAERGQYLAASPLQPTALATSVRVRDGQCLVTDGPFAETREQLGGYYLVETADLDQAIAIAARIPMARKGTVEVRPLIELPGLPADDQA; translated from the coding sequence ATGAAATACTTGCTATTGATCTATTTTGCCGAGCAGACGCTGGCCGAGGACGATCGTCAGGCCTGTTACCGGGAGTCCTTGCAATTGGCGCGCGATTTGGCGGAGCGCGGCCAATATCTGGCGGCCAGTCCGCTGCAACCCACCGCGTTGGCGACCAGCGTGCGGGTGCGCGACGGGCAGTGTTTGGTGACCGACGGCCCGTTTGCCGAAACCCGCGAGCAACTGGGCGGCTACTACTTGGTGGAGACCGCCGATCTGGATCAGGCGATCGCCATCGCCGCGCGTATCCCGATGGCGCGCAAGGGCACGGTCGAAGTCAGACCCTTGATCGAGTTGCCGGGACTGCCGGCGGACGATCAAGCCTAG
- a CDS encoding YciI family protein, which yields MKYLCLICAEKVMEDMEPTAADRHFEEYAEFTEAIRASGHYLACNRLLPASAAVTVRVRDAKVTTTDGPFAETKEQLGGYYLIEATDFNEAIRIAAGIPGARFGCVEVRPVAEDSQTLAALGLR from the coding sequence ATGAAATACCTTTGCCTGATTTGTGCCGAAAAGGTCATGGAGGACATGGAGCCGACCGCCGCCGACCGCCATTTTGAAGAGTATGCCGAGTTTACCGAAGCCATTCGCGCCAGCGGCCATTACTTGGCTTGCAACCGATTGTTGCCGGCCAGCGCGGCGGTAACGGTGCGGGTCCGCGACGCCAAAGTGACCACGACGGATGGACCGTTTGCCGAAACCAAGGAGCAACTGGGTGGCTATTATTTAATCGAGGCCACCGATTTCAACGAGGCGATCAGGATCGCCGCCGGAATTCCCGGCGCGCGCTTCGGTTGCGTCGAAGTCCGGCCGGTCGCCGAGGACAGCCAAACGTTAGCCGCGTTGGGTTTGCGTTAA
- a CDS encoding RNA polymerase sigma factor — protein sequence MNDTAVHRAVQTLYRDESRRILATLIRLLGDFDLAEEALHDAFRAALEQWPGDGVPANPKAWLVSAGRFKAIDRLRRQSRFEQREDVEALADPLGEVTPDDTEDWPDDSLKLIFTCCHPALAPEAHLALTLREVCGLTTEAIAAAFLTPVPTLAQRIVRAKAKIREAKIPYRVPPAEELPDRLASVLRVVYLVFNEGYSASSGASLTRPDLAGEALRLGRLLAELLPEPEVFGLLALMLLHEARCMSRTSADGELILLADQDRSLWHREQIAEGRRWVEAALRGGRPGAYALQAAIAALHAEAEHAEATDWPQIVALYVLLLRVQPSPVVELNFAVALAMRDGPAAGLAVIDAILARGELADYHLIHAARGDLYRRLGDAADAVAAYRRALDLAKQEPERRFLQRRLAELAG from the coding sequence ATGAACGACACTGCCGTACACCGCGCGGTACAGACCTTATACCGCGACGAATCGCGCCGGATTTTGGCGACCTTGATCCGGCTGCTCGGCGACTTCGACCTCGCCGAGGAAGCCTTGCACGATGCGTTTCGCGCCGCGTTGGAACAATGGCCCGGCGATGGCGTGCCGGCCAATCCCAAGGCTTGGTTGGTGTCGGCCGGTCGATTCAAGGCCATAGACCGGTTGCGCAGGCAATCCCGCTTCGAGCAAAGGGAGGATGTCGAAGCGTTGGCCGATCCGCTGGGGGAGGTCACGCCGGACGATACCGAAGACTGGCCGGACGACAGTTTGAAGCTGATTTTTACCTGCTGCCATCCGGCGCTGGCGCCGGAAGCGCACCTGGCCCTGACTTTGCGGGAAGTTTGCGGTTTGACGACCGAAGCGATCGCGGCGGCATTCTTGACGCCGGTGCCGACGTTGGCGCAACGGATCGTTCGCGCCAAGGCCAAGATTCGCGAGGCCAAGATTCCGTATCGGGTGCCGCCCGCCGAAGAGTTGCCGGATCGTTTGGCCTCGGTGTTGCGGGTGGTCTATTTGGTCTTCAACGAAGGTTATTCGGCGTCGTCGGGTGCCAGCCTGACCCGGCCAGACTTGGCCGGCGAAGCCTTGCGCTTGGGTCGGCTACTGGCTGAGCTGTTGCCGGAGCCGGAAGTGTTCGGCCTGTTGGCGCTGATGCTGTTGCACGAGGCGCGGTGCATGTCCAGAACCTCGGCCGACGGGGAGCTGATATTACTGGCCGATCAGGACCGCTCGTTGTGGCATCGGGAGCAAATTGCCGAAGGCCGACGTTGGGTGGAGGCTGCCTTGCGCGGTGGACGGCCCGGCGCCTACGCTCTGCAAGCGGCGATCGCCGCGTTGCACGCCGAAGCCGAGCACGCGGAAGCCACCGATTGGCCGCAAATCGTCGCGTTGTACGTGCTGTTGCTGCGGGTGCAGCCGTCGCCGGTGGTCGAATTGAATTTCGCCGTCGCGCTGGCGATGCGCGACGGTCCGGCCGCCGGTCTGGCCGTGATCGACGCCATCTTGGCGCGCGGCGAATTGGCGGACTACCATTTAATCCACGCCGCCCGCGGCGACTTATACCGGCGCCTGGGGGACGCCGCCGACGCGGTTGCCGCCTACCGGCGCGCGCTTGATCTGGCCAAACAGGAGCCCGAGCGCCGGTTTTTACAGCGGCGGTTAGCCGAATTGGCGGGCTGA